GAAGAATTGAATAACTCAAGAAATTCTTGGACGACATGTGATATTATAAGTGCTCTCGGTGCAATAGGTGACCCAAGTGCAGGCCCAGTTTTAATCAAAAAATTATACAATGAAATATTTTCTGTTAGCTCCAGTGCCTCAAAAGCTCTTAGCAAAATAGGTAATACTAAAGCAGTTTCTATCTTGATAGAACGACTAAATAATCCCAATGTGAAATATTACACAATGACATTCCTTGGTTCAATGGGGCCATTTGCTAAAAAAGCAGTTCCTGCTTTAATAAAGGAATTAGAAAATAAAGATGTGTATGATTTTGTTCGAGAAGAGGCCGCAGAAGCTCTTGGCAAAATAGACGATCCCCAAGCAGTTCCTGCCTTAATCAAGGCATTAATGAATGAGGAAAGTGGAATTCAAGCTACTGCCGCAAACGCCCTCGGCGAAATAGGCAACCCTCAAGCAGTGCCGGCTTTGATTAAGGCATTGCGTTATGAAGATTATGCTATTCGATCATACACTGCAGAAGCCCTTGGTAAAATAGGTGATCCTCGCGCAGTTCCTGCCTTAATCAGGGTATTGAATAGTGAAAAACGATATATCAAAGGAATCCGAAATACAACCGCAGAAGCCCTTGGTAAAATAGGCGGTAAACAAGTAGTGTCTTATTTGATAAATAATTTTCAAGAATTAAAAGAAGACTTAGGCGAAACAGTAATTGTATTGGCACTGGGTAAGACAGGCAGAGAGGAAGCAGTTTCATATTTAATTAACCTTTTAAAAAATATGAAAGCAGACAATTATCCAGAGATAAAAGAATGCATACGACTTCTGTTTGATATAGGGAAAACAGGTGTTCAGGCTTTAACCGTGCTTATGAAAGATGAAAATAATAAAGACATTTCATATATAAAAGAAGTTTTATTTAATGAAACAGATAAAGACAACCATTTTACTAAACCATTTTTAATAGCTGCTTTTGCTAAGATAGATTCAGAACACATCGCTTTTACTCAAGAATTTTTATTGCATATAGACGATGAAGAAACAATAACATTTTTAATCGAAGCAGCAAAAGATGATAATGCCCAAGTAAGGCATAATGCCCTTAAGGCTCTAGATAAGATTGATACTGATAGGAAAATACAAGTATTTATAGGTGTAGTATTAAACGATAAGAACAAGGATGTAGGAGAATTTGCATTAGAGACATTAGGCAAGATTGATGACCCTGACGCCCAGAGGGTCTATAAGCAGCAGCGTTTCAAGACTATTGTCTGGCCCAAGATAAAAACTGTAACTATAAAGGGATTAGTTATATTGTCACTATTAACCGTAGTAGGCGGCATTCTCTGGGGCATCATAAGATACCTCCGCAACAGGAATAAGCCTCCCACCCAGGGACCAAAGCCACCACCAGTATCTACATCTTCATCAAAGTCCATCTTCAGTAATATCAGGCGCAGATTCACGCTGTTTACCATGATTGTACTCTTCACCCTCATACCTATTGTGCCTATAAAGGCAAATGCGCCTTCATATACTCCAGCAACACTAAGTTCTCTACAAGATAAACAAGTAAGTCAGGAAGAGATAGATGAGTTGATAAGGAGTTTGGGTGGTTATGGGGCACGGTCTGCAATCAAAAAATTAGTAAAGATCGGTAAACCAGCGGTGCATGGATTAATCAAGATGTTGGATCGTACAGGGGAAAAGTATTGGAAGGAACGTACAAATGCCTGTGAGACGCTTGGCAAAATAGGTGATCCTGAAGCGATCCCTGATCTGGTCAACGCATTAGACGATAACCACTGGAGCGTTATAGGAGAAGCAGCAAATGCCCTTTTAGAGATTTACAAGGAAACAGCTATTGATCTAACGCAATATCTAGGAGAGAATTTTGAGAAGCGCTTAGAATCCTACCTGTTGTTTAATCAACAGAAATGGGATGATTTGGTTAAAATAGGTACGCCAGCAGTTAATGTCTTATCCAAAGGGACATATATCGGCAATTGGGAGTTTAGATTGAATGCAGTTGCGACATTAGATAGAATAGGCCCGGCCGCTAAAGAGGCAGTTTCTCGTCTGAGAGAGCTCTTATTAAATGACAAAACATGGGATGTTAGAAGAATCGTAGCCGCTGCATGCGGTAGTATAGGCGATCCACAGGCAATACCTGAGTTAGTCAAAGCCTTGGAATTTGAGGATGGGTTGGCTAAGAACAATGCCGTTGAATCGCTTTTTAAGATTAATACACCCAGGAGCAATTTTTTCGGACATCTATATAAGAAAAATATTTCTTTGGCAACCAAAAGGCTTTCTCAAGACGAAATAATCAAGTATGCGATAGAAGCCCTGGGTTCCTGGGCTATATGCGAGCCTGCAATACAAATTCTTAACAGCATAGGCGCTAAAGCTGTTCCTGATGTAATCAATGTATTAAAGACTCTCAAGGAGGATGAACATTGGATTGTCCGTACAAATGCCTGCAAGGCGCTTGGCAAAATAGGTGATTCCCAGGCAGTTAAAGTTTTGATTAAGGCACTTGATGATAAATATTATAATGTTAGTAGGCCCGCTGCATATGCCCTGAGTGAAATAGGTAGCGCTGAGGCAGTAGCTCCACTAATCAAGAAATTAAATAGTGAAGACGATAAGCTTAAAAACAATGCCAGGCAGGCCCTTGTTAAAATCGGTGAACCCGCAATTTCTGCCTTAATTAAGGCTTGGGAGAAAGGCTATCCAAAAGTATTAAAAGGCGATGTCCCGGAGATTTTGATAAAGATGAATAGCCAAAGGCCCAGGTTCTATGGATATCTTTTTAAAGATGATATTGACTCAGCAACAAAAGGAATTTTAGAGGAAAATGTTATCCAGTATGCAATAGAGGCATTAGGGATCGTACATATCTTTGAGCATGCGGAAAGGATACTTATTAAAACAGGCAAACCCGCAGTTACTGATTTAGTTTCGATAGTGGGGCATGCAGATCAAGGTGTCCGGGTACGCGCCGTGAGAGCCCTTGGCGATATAGGCGATTCCAGGGCAGTCTCTGACTTAATAAAAGCCTTACGAGCGGATCAATATTATTTGGTTCGCGTAAATGCAGCAGAGGCACTTGGTAAAATAGTTGACTCCAGGGCTGCGCCTGGTTTAATCAGCGCCATGGGGAATAGAAACAAAGATGTTCGCGCAGCCTCACTGAATGCCCTTGTAAAGATAGGTAAGGCATCTGTATCTAAGTTATGCGAGGCATTGGAAAACAAAAGCAACTCTATCAGGATAAATTCGGCAAAGGCACTTGGCGATATAAGAGACCCTGGAGCAGTAGCTGATTTAATCAAGGCATTGGATGACAAGGAACAGCTTGTTCGAGAAGTTGCTCAAGGCGCACTTGTTAAAATAGGAAAACCTGCTGTAGGCGCTTTAATCGAGACAGTTAACGGTGATTACAGTAACAATGTCACGTACAATGCCGCAAAGGCGCTTACAAGAATAAATACCGGAAAGAGCAGATTTTACGGCTATCTTCATGAAGAGGATATTGAATCAGCGATAAAAGGTTTATCTGCAGAGAATATGATGGGATATGGAATAGAGGCATTAAAAAGTGGAGATGATAATATTCGCAATAACGCAGCAAATATACTTGCAGATATGGGCAGGCCTGCAGTTCCTGATTTGATAAATTCAATGGAGAGCGAGAATCAGCCCACGCGAGCAAAAGCAGCAGAAACCCTTGGCAAGATAGCTGATCCAGAAGCAGTGCCTGTTTTAATCAAGGCGCTAGGTGATATAGATACAGATGTTATGCAGAGCGCTATAGAGGCCCTTGCCAAAATAGGCGAGCCAGCAGTAACTGATCTCATCAAGACATTGAAGGATAAAGACGAGTCTGTTAAAAGAGGCGGCACAGAAGCCCTTGTCAAAATAGGTAAACCTTCAGCAGATCAGCTTACCAAGCTTTTTTCAACTAAAGATAAGTCAAAGATAAAACAGGTAAGCGATATTCTCATAAGAATTGATAAATCTTCTATCCCAGCCCTCAAAGAGGCTCTTACGAGCAAAAACTCCACCCTTCGCCACAACGCCCTAAAGGTCCTCGAGCAAATCTCCCCCAAGGACGCCAATGCCTACAAGAAACAACAGACTCAAAAACTCGTTAAAAAAGGAAGCCCGTATATCATAAAGGGAATAATAGCCCTCGTATCACTGACTGTCATAGGAGGCATTCTCTGGGGCATCATAAGATTCCTCCGCAACAGAAACAAACCTCCCACCCAGGGATCAAAGCCACCGCCTGCATCTACATCTTCATCAAAGTCCATCTTCAGCCATATCAAGCGCAGGTTCACGTTGTTTACCATGATTATACTTTTCACCCTCATACCTATATTACCGGCAAAGGCAAGGGCTATTTCATATACCCCAGCATCAATAACCCCTCTTGGGATAGAAGAGGTACAGGAACAACAGAGTGAAAAGGTAAGTCAGGAAGAGATAGATAGATTGAGAAAACAGTTAGACCGATACATTACAAGAGATGCGGCTATAGATAAGTTGATCAAAATCGGCGAACCCGCAGTCTCTATCTTAATTAAAACATTCAGTGAAGTAGATGAACATCCTGGGACGTATACAAAATACGGGCTTAGAAACTCAGCTACAAAAGCCCTTATTCAAATAGGTAGACCCGCAGTCCCTGCTTTAATTGGGGCGTTGAATAATAAGAATTGGCTTGTTAAACATCATGCAATAGAAGCACTGGGTAAAATAGGTGACCCCCAAGCAGTGCTTCCTTTAATCAGTATAGTGACTGCAGAACGACGTTCGGGGTGGGGCATTAGATTTGAAGCTAAACCAGAGGATAGTATATGGATAGACGCAATTGGGGCTCTTGGCGAGATACGAGATAAACGAGCAGTGCCTGTTTTAATTAAGGAATTAGATAAAGGAGGAAATTTAGTTGCAGCAATCGCTCTTGGTAAAATAGGTAGTACGCGCGCCGTTACTGCCTTAATAAAGGCATTGGAGGATACTAATACTGATGTTCGAAAAAATGTCGCAGAAGCGCTTGGTAATATAGGTGATGATAGAGCTGTTCCTGCTCTGATTAAAGCATTGAATGATGGTGGTATAGTGAGTAGCGGTTATGAAGGTGCCCTTAAAGGCAAGGTCGCAGAAGCGCTTGGTAATATAGGTGATGATAGAGCTGTTCCTGCTCTAATCAAAGCTTTGGATGATGATAGTAAAACGGCATGGCCTCGAGGTGCAACAGTTGCGCGGGAAGCTGTTATAGCACTTGGTAAAATACGAGATCCAAGAGCAGCCCCTGCTATAATTAGTAAATATTATAGAGGATTGATATCCTTTTCTGCTGATGCCCTAATTAATATCGGTACCCCAGAAGCAAGATTTTATGGATATGTTTACTATAAGGATATTAACTCAGCAATCAAAGGACTTCCTCAAGACGAAATTATACAATATGCGATAGAGGCATTAAGATATGATGAGTATGCTTCGCAAATCCTTGTCAAAATAGGCAAACCAGCAATTCCTAGTTTAATAAAGACATTGGCTGATGATAGTTATTATGTCAGAGAGCATGCCATAGAAACGCTTGGTGGAATCGGTGCTCCTGCGGTGCCTGCGTTAATAACGGCATTGACTGAAAATTTAATTGTTTCAGAAGGCATTGCGGAAGCTCTTGCTAGTATAGGCGAATCAGGAATCAATCCTTTAATCCAACTCCTCGCCAATGAAGATAAATCTATCAGAGCCAAGGGCGAACAAGCTCTTATTACTATCGGTGATGAAGCAATCCTTTATTTAAAAGAAGCTTTACAGAGCGATAACTCCACCCTCCGTCACCACGCCCACAAAGTCCTTAAAGAAATCTCTCCAGAAGACGCTCGTGAATGGGAAGGGGCTCAGACCAGAAAACTCATCCATAAGGTAGGTCCGTATATCATAAAAATAGCAGCAGCCCTCGCAGTATTGACCATAGTAGGAGGCATTCTCTGGGGCATCATAAGATTCCTCCGCAACAGGAATAAGCCTCCCACCCAGGGACCAAAGCCACCACCTGCATCCACATC
The sequence above is a segment of the Candidatus Gorgyraea atricola genome. Coding sequences within it:
- a CDS encoding HEAT repeat domain-containing protein, translating into MINFKKAYYLKIIAITVTVFLFFNTTVYGTDLSDIKQLRIPLSSCSKGRLSKAYESFRRTKEKLGTFSYVANGRDQEQEQGNRNTTSSQRQQSQPILKSFSKSLFGRTPFRYRAFLFFMPGLFTFMSILDLNANALSYTPAPVSSVEVVEVITYQEQQSQKVTQEKIDRLIKQLDEDTTRDTAIDKLVKIGEPAVNPLIESLRNMDSPVIGARIPTIIALGLIGHERAVKRLIELLESQRYPIREAADTALVKIGEPAVSALTKELNSDDWWVQKTIARILGDIGDSRSAPALIKVLGDKNSGVRENAAKALGKIADTQTLSALFNEITNESSSIREHAKEVIINVSGKSAVYLTNVLSSKDKSVIQYASELLIEIGNNSIPALKEGLDSENSTLRQNTLKVLEQISPEDAKLYKKQQTQKLIKKGSPYIIKGIIALVSLTVIGGILWGIIRFLRNRNKPPTQGPKPSPASPSISRSIFNTIRQKFHLFMIVTFLTLIPISTLKANTPLLLSPPGQEEVVTPQDKQDEEVSQREIKRLIRDLLSVDNYNTSAARKTLRKLRRIGKPAISLLIEELNNSRNSWTTCDIISALGAIGDPSAGPVLIKKLYNEIFSVSSSASKALSKIGNTKAVSILIERLNNPNVKYYTMTFLGSMGPFAKKAVPALIKELENKDVYDFVREEAAEALGKIDDPQAVPALIKALMNEESGIQATAANALGEIGNPQAVPALIKALRYEDYAIRSYTAEALGKIGDPRAVPALIRVLNSEKRYIKGIRNTTAEALGKIGGKQVVSYLINNFQELKEDLGETVIVLALGKTGREEAVSYLINLLKNMKADNYPEIKECIRLLFDIGKTGVQALTVLMKDENNKDISYIKEVLFNETDKDNHFTKPFLIAAFAKIDSEHIAFTQEFLLHIDDEETITFLIEAAKDDNAQVRHNALKALDKIDTDRKIQVFIGVVLNDKNKDVGEFALETLGKIDDPDAQRVYKQQRFKTIVWPKIKTVTIKGLVILSLLTVVGGILWGIIRYLRNRNKPPTQGPKPPPVSTSSSKSIFSNIRRRFTLFTMIVLFTLIPIVPIKANAPSYTPATLSSLQDKQVSQEEIDELIRSLGGYGARSAIKKLVKIGKPAVHGLIKMLDRTGEKYWKERTNACETLGKIGDPEAIPDLVNALDDNHWSVIGEAANALLEIYKETAIDLTQYLGENFEKRLESYLLFNQQKWDDLVKIGTPAVNVLSKGTYIGNWEFRLNAVATLDRIGPAAKEAVSRLRELLLNDKTWDVRRIVAAACGSIGDPQAIPELVKALEFEDGLAKNNAVESLFKINTPRSNFFGHLYKKNISLATKRLSQDEIIKYAIEALGSWAICEPAIQILNSIGAKAVPDVINVLKTLKEDEHWIVRTNACKALGKIGDSQAVKVLIKALDDKYYNVSRPAAYALSEIGSAEAVAPLIKKLNSEDDKLKNNARQALVKIGEPAISALIKAWEKGYPKVLKGDVPEILIKMNSQRPRFYGYLFKDDIDSATKGILEENVIQYAIEALGIVHIFEHAERILIKTGKPAVTDLVSIVGHADQGVRVRAVRALGDIGDSRAVSDLIKALRADQYYLVRVNAAEALGKIVDSRAAPGLISAMGNRNKDVRAASLNALVKIGKASVSKLCEALENKSNSIRINSAKALGDIRDPGAVADLIKALDDKEQLVREVAQGALVKIGKPAVGALIETVNGDYSNNVTYNAAKALTRINTGKSRFYGYLHEEDIESAIKGLSAENMMGYGIEALKSGDDNIRNNAANILADMGRPAVPDLINSMESENQPTRAKAAETLGKIADPEAVPVLIKALGDIDTDVMQSAIEALAKIGEPAVTDLIKTLKDKDESVKRGGTEALVKIGKPSADQLTKLFSTKDKSKIKQVSDILIRIDKSSIPALKEALTSKNSTLRHNALKVLEQISPKDANAYKKQQTQKLVKKGSPYIIKGIIALVSLTVIGGILWGIIRFLRNRNKPPTQGSKPPPASTSSSKSIFSHIKRRFTLFTMIILFTLIPILPAKARAISYTPASITPLGIEEVQEQQSEKVSQEEIDRLRKQLDRYITRDAAIDKLIKIGEPAVSILIKTFSEVDEHPGTYTKYGLRNSATKALIQIGRPAVPALIGALNNKNWLVKHHAIEALGKIGDPQAVLPLISIVTAERRSGWGIRFEAKPEDSIWIDAIGALGEIRDKRAVPVLIKELDKGGNLVAAIALGKIGSTRAVTALIKALEDTNTDVRKNVAEALGNIGDDRAVPALIKALNDGGIVSSGYEGALKGKVAEALGNIGDDRAVPALIKALDDDSKTAWPRGATVAREAVIALGKIRDPRAAPAIISKYYRGLISFSADALINIGTPEARFYGYVYYKDINSAIKGLPQDEIIQYAIEALRYDEYASQILVKIGKPAIPSLIKTLADDSYYVREHAIETLGGIGAPAVPALITALTENLIVSEGIAEALASIGESGINPLIQLLANEDKSIRAKGEQALITIGDEAILYLKEALQSDNSTLRHHAHKVLKEISPEDAREWEGAQTRKLIHKVGPYIIKIAAALAVLTIVGGILWGIIRFLRNRNKPPTQGPKPPPASTSSSKSIFSNIRRRLTLFTMIILFTLIPILPAKANTLLSLNPPGQEKVITPQDEQDEKVSQEEIGRLIKQLGQYATEGAAIDKLAKIGKPAVDLLIELLKDTDWSICIVAAGALGQIGDERAVDPLIELLKGDNSYLSIAIINSLGQIGDERAVDPLIELLKGNDYYPGAAAVTALVKIGEPAVNSLVESLRDSNYNIRERTATILDRLNWIPQTQKETIHYYIAKRNWDALVKIGEPAVNPLIELLRSPRHAIRKATATALGQIGNERAVNPLIELLRSPRHAIRKATATALGQIGDERAVDPLIELLKDTDWSIREATATALGQIGDERAVDPLIELLRSRRYAIRKVTATALGQIGSDAVSYLYDAFNNKSYLDIHEHLESTLIQIGKPTADYMVPLLSAKDKSSIEQIYKILIEVDEASIPALKKALDSNNPTLRHNALKVLEQISPEDANAYKKAQTQKLVKKGSPYILKGIIALVSLTVVGGILWGIIRFLRNRNKPPTQGPKPPPAPSTSKSIFSNIRRRFTLFTMIILFTFIPILPTKARLYTPAPLSPPGIEEVITSQDKQDKKATQEEIDRLMDMWHLDANIDKLIKIGKPAIDHLIKRLKDEGWWVREDAAAALGNIGDERAVEPLIERLKDERWWVQKAAAVALGNIGDERAVKPLIEAVKDNGQAFQEVAAIALGNIGDERAVKPLIELLKDEDRQVFGSSPKVREAAAQALGNIGDERAVKPLVRLLKDETFWVQEAAAQALDKLNWKPQTQEHKIHYFIAKQNWNALVNIGKPAVDPLIEELNDTDLDVRRSAIETLDIIGDERAVEPLIERLKDENSDVQRVAAIALGNIENTPLETKESIVNYLKSRLQNADSKIRQQTLKVLEQIDPKTANDYKKQQTQKLVKKGSPYIIKGIIALVSLTLIGGILWGIIRFLR